A genome region from Chlorogloeopsis sp. ULAP01 includes the following:
- a CDS encoding serine/threonine-protein kinase has protein sequence MEIYCTRPGCPRPQNYFQDLDDHSTLRTVQQKYCTACGMPLILVSRYLPTKLLGKGGFGAAFLARDRYTPGMRQCVVKQFQPAGNLTTTQLQLAQDLFEREAVVLEEIGTQHERIPDLYAFFPVIVPSFLQPGKQDQFFYLVQEYIDGQNLDEELAQKGKFSEPEVLEVLREILQVLQFVHHKGIIHRDIKPSNIMRHRNGKLYLLDFGAVKQVANAPPGVTTSSTGIYSLGFAPPEQMSGGQVFPSTDLYALAVTVVTLLTGEKDITQLFDVYSNQWKWHNQTKVSSHLANILDKMLLPAVNQRFQSTQEVVDALNAPPQQIVPTQINSPQLHQLSPLHPVPNPIPHKQQLPRTSSVAPFSIWEFLTGAGFSGFEGGLIAIALYSLLKSPEITLAASALILGILIFAQTRRWIEKWDLFIIPAITLAIIFFVPLLQAGLSIQQIIILSVMAGLVAIAVTAIFRLIYKLLSLIF, from the coding sequence ATGGAAATTTATTGCACTCGTCCCGGTTGTCCCCGTCCGCAAAACTATTTTCAAGATTTAGATGATCATTCCACCTTAAGAACAGTGCAGCAAAAATACTGCACAGCTTGTGGTATGCCCTTGATTTTGGTTAGTCGCTATTTGCCTACAAAGTTATTAGGTAAAGGAGGATTTGGGGCAGCTTTTTTGGCACGCGATCGCTACACTCCTGGGATGCGTCAGTGTGTAGTGAAGCAATTTCAACCAGCAGGCAATTTAACCACTACTCAACTGCAATTAGCCCAAGATTTGTTTGAGAGAGAAGCAGTAGTTTTAGAAGAGATAGGCACTCAACATGAGCGAATTCCAGATTTATATGCTTTCTTTCCGGTGATAGTTCCTAGTTTCTTACAGCCAGGGAAGCAAGACCAATTTTTTTATCTTGTCCAAGAATACATTGATGGACAAAATCTGGATGAGGAATTAGCGCAAAAAGGCAAATTTTCTGAGCCAGAAGTATTAGAAGTACTGCGAGAAATTCTGCAAGTATTGCAGTTTGTTCATCACAAAGGCATTATTCACAGAGATATCAAACCTTCTAACATTATGCGCCATCGCAACGGCAAACTTTACTTGTTAGATTTTGGCGCAGTTAAGCAGGTAGCCAATGCTCCTCCTGGGGTTACAACTTCTTCAACAGGAATCTATTCTTTGGGCTTTGCACCGCCAGAACAAATGTCTGGAGGACAAGTATTTCCATCTACAGATTTATACGCTTTAGCCGTAACCGTCGTGACTTTGCTTACGGGTGAAAAGGATATAACTCAGCTATTTGATGTTTATAGCAACCAGTGGAAATGGCACAATCAGACTAAAGTTAGCTCTCATCTTGCTAATATTCTTGACAAAATGCTTTTACCTGCTGTCAATCAACGCTTTCAGTCAACTCAAGAAGTTGTAGATGCCCTGAATGCACCTCCACAGCAGATTGTACCTACCCAAATCAACTCCCCTCAACTTCACCAATTATCGCCTCTGCACCCTGTACCAAATCCAATTCCACACAAACAGCAATTGCCTAGAACTTCCTCCGTTGCCCCATTTTCTATCTGGGAATTTTTAACAGGTGCAGGATTTAGTGGGTTTGAGGGTGGATTAATTGCGATCGCCCTTTATAGTTTGTTGAAATCCCCAGAAATTACGCTCGCTGCTTCCGCTTTAATCTTAGGCATACTAATTTTTGCTCAGACGCGACGGTGGATCGAAAAATGGGATTTGTTCATTATTCCTGCTATCACTTTGGCAATTATTTTTTTCGTTCCTTTGTTGCAAGCAGGACTTAGCATTCAACAAATAATTATTTTATCTGTTATGGCTGGCTTAGTTGCAATTGCAGTCACAGCTATCTTTCGTCTGATTTACAAATTATTATCTTTAATATTTTAA
- a CDS encoding NnrU family protein, producing MMLPPWLTTSHFIILGLQLGFAIAHSGGAALRPWAEKHIGPRLYRIMFALISLPLAVILIIYFFNHRYDGLQLWQIQSLPGVKALVWILSAISFLFLYPATFNLLEIAAITKPQVHLYETGIIRITRHPQMVGQIIWCVAHTLWLGTTFTLVTSAGLILHHLFGVWHGDRRLGWRYGKAFATLKERTSIIPFAAILDGRQHLEWQEFLRPAYLGVAIFVLLLWWSHPLLLTATSRVQW from the coding sequence ATGATGCTGCCACCTTGGTTAACCACCAGCCATTTCATCATCTTGGGATTACAATTAGGTTTTGCAATTGCCCATAGTGGAGGAGCTGCTTTGCGGCCTTGGGCAGAAAAACATATAGGCCCACGCCTCTATCGCATTATGTTTGCGTTGATTAGCCTGCCTTTAGCTGTAATCTTAATCATTTACTTTTTTAACCACCGTTATGATGGTTTGCAACTTTGGCAGATTCAAAGTTTACCTGGGGTAAAGGCATTAGTCTGGATTTTATCAGCAATATCTTTTTTATTTTTATATCCTGCTACTTTCAATCTACTAGAAATTGCTGCCATCACCAAGCCACAAGTTCATCTCTATGAAACAGGAATTATTCGCATTACCCGCCATCCTCAAATGGTTGGACAGATAATTTGGTGTGTAGCCCATACTCTCTGGTTGGGTACTACATTTACCCTTGTGACTTCCGCAGGATTAATTTTGCACCACTTGTTTGGTGTTTGGCATGGCGATCGCCGCTTAGGTTGGCGCTATGGTAAGGCCTTTGCCACTCTCAAAGAGCGCACGAGTATTATTCCTTTTGCTGCTATTTTAGATGGGCGTCAACATCTGGAGTGGCAAGAATTTTTGCGCCCTGCCTATTTGGGAGTAGCTATCTTTGTATTACTTCTGTGGTGGTCTCATCCACTATTGTTGACGGCAACTAGTAGGGTACAATGGTAA
- a CDS encoding LysR family transcriptional regulator: MSDLPFTLDQLRILKAIAAEGSFKRAADSLYVSQPAVSLQVQNLERQLDVPLFDRGGRRAQLTEAGHLLLSYGEKILSLCQETCRAIEDLQNLQGGTLIVGASQTTGTYLLPRMIGLFRQKYADVAVQLHVHSTRRTAWSVVNGQVDLAIIGGEIPGELAESLEIIPYSEDELALILPVFHPFTKLETIQKEDLYKLQFIALDSQSTIRKVIDQVLARHDIDTRRLKVEMELNSIEAIKNAVQSGLGAAFVSTSAIAKELQMGVLHCTPIEGVIVKRTLWLIFNPNRYRSKAAEAFSKEILPQFAAPGWNLDVLKSSHHHRSMAINTTLDTDTSHSDES, from the coding sequence ATGTCTGACCTTCCTTTCACATTAGATCAGTTACGTATTCTAAAAGCGATCGCCGCAGAAGGGAGCTTTAAGCGTGCTGCTGATAGCCTCTACGTCTCCCAACCTGCCGTTAGCTTACAAGTACAAAACCTTGAACGGCAACTCGATGTTCCCTTATTTGATCGTGGAGGACGCCGCGCACAATTAACCGAGGCAGGACATCTACTCCTAAGTTATGGAGAAAAAATCCTCAGTCTGTGTCAGGAAACCTGCCGTGCGATCGAGGATCTACAAAATCTTCAAGGTGGTACTTTAATTGTTGGGGCTTCTCAAACTACCGGTACTTATCTCTTACCCCGGATGATTGGGTTGTTTCGACAAAAATATGCAGATGTGGCGGTGCAATTACATGTCCACTCTACTCGCCGAACAGCCTGGAGTGTCGTGAATGGACAAGTTGATCTGGCAATCATCGGTGGTGAAATTCCTGGTGAGTTGGCAGAATCATTAGAAATCATTCCTTACTCTGAGGATGAGTTGGCGCTGATTTTACCTGTCTTTCATCCTTTTACAAAACTCGAAACCATTCAAAAAGAAGACCTATATAAATTACAATTCATAGCTCTCGATTCCCAATCGACAATCCGTAAGGTGATCGATCAGGTTTTAGCACGACATGATATTGATACACGGCGTTTGAAAGTGGAAATGGAACTCAATTCTATAGAAGCTATTAAAAATGCTGTGCAATCTGGTTTGGGAGCCGCTTTTGTTTCTACTTCAGCGATCGCTAAAGAATTACAAATGGGAGTTCTACACTGCACTCCCATTGAAGGTGTGATCGTCAAGCGAACACTGTGGCTAATTTTTAATCCCAATCGCTATAGATCCAAGGCAGCAGAAGCTTTTAGCAAAGAAATCCTGCCTCAGTTTGCTGCCCCTGGGTGGAATCTTGATGTGTTAAAATCGTCACACCATCACAGAAGTATGGCAATCAATACAACTTTAGATACGGACACATCTCACTCTGATGAGAGTTAA
- a CDS encoding thioredoxin domain-containing protein, which produces MVLSVSERTFTQEVLESPIPVLVNFEAPWCGLCRIIHPLLLQFKAQCGEQIKLVGINADDNFKLSTTYRLKSLPTLLLIENGIVRQRLEGFRGREDLLQALEEIKLSYGKHPKVHKSTQTAELGIV; this is translated from the coding sequence ATGGTGTTGTCGGTTAGTGAGCGGACGTTTACTCAAGAAGTTTTAGAATCTCCGATTCCTGTTTTGGTAAATTTTGAAGCTCCTTGGTGTGGCTTGTGTCGCATCATTCACCCCTTGTTATTACAATTTAAAGCCCAATGCGGCGAGCAAATTAAATTAGTCGGTATTAACGCTGATGACAATTTCAAGTTGTCCACTACATATCGACTAAAATCCTTACCAACCTTGTTGTTGATTGAAAATGGTATTGTTAGGCAACGTCTGGAAGGTTTTCGAGGGCGTGAAGATTTACTTCAGGCTTTAGAAGAAATAAAACTTAGCTACGGCAAGCATCCTAAAGTTCACAAAAGCACTCAAACAGCAGAATTGGGGATTGTTTAG